In one window of Aphidius gifuensis isolate YNYX2018 linkage group LG4, ASM1490517v1, whole genome shotgun sequence DNA:
- the LOC122855835 gene encoding probable methyltransferase-like protein 15 homolog, whose translation MMILKLNKIKQCLTSTNIIQLSNLSSLSSSSSETIINNLSTSPTIEHEQVKINQKRPHIPVMVNQVIEYLKPSPGEIFIDMTFGAGGHTTRLLDSTPDIKVFALDRDPLAHEYSHELAKKYPGQLIPLLGRFSELPNLLKKHKVLPNTIDGFLFDYGCSSMQFDIAERGFSLSKEGPLDMRMDGKRYPNDPTVADVLERASELDLYRIMKIYGQEKRARKIARAIVESRYTFKKLETTWELAELVESVINDEFRTDSIGRFSHSATKVFQAFRIFINNEMNEINYGIIIAEKYLKINGRLVTISFHSLEDTIVKRHLAGNISDNSPNMTPLKYINAARTFDDNEFINLTDVSWKMLHKHVILPTDEEIETNPRSRSAKLRAIAKIK comes from the coding sequence atgatgatccTGAAGTTAAACAAGATTAAGCAATGCTTGAcatcaacaaatataattcaattatcaaatttatcatcattatcttcatcatcaagcgaaacaatcataaataatttatcaacaagtcCCACAATTGAACATGAAcaagttaaaattaatcaaaaacgTCCACATATACCAGTTATGGTAAATCAagtaattgaatatttaaaaccaTCACCTggtgaaatatttattgacatgACATTTGGTGCTGGTGGTCATACAACTCGTCTACTTGATTCAACACCAGATATTAAAGTATTTGCACTTGATAGAGATCCACTTGCTCATGAATATTCACATGAATTAGCTAAAAAATATCCAGGTCAATTAATTCCACTTCTTGGAAGATTTTCTGAACtaccaaatttattaaaaaaacataaagtattaccaaatacaattgatggatttttatttgattatggATGTTCATCAATGCAATTTGATATTGCTGAACGtggtttttcattatcaaaagAAGGACCACTTGATATGAGAATGGATGGTAAACGTTATCCAAATGATCCAACAGTTGCTGATGTACTTGAACGTGCAAGTGAACTTGATTTATAtagaattatgaaaatatatggACAAGAAAAAAGAGCTAGAAAAATTGCACGTGCTATTGTTGAATCaagatatacatttaaaaaacttgaaacaaCATGGGAATTAGCTGAACTTGTTGAATCAgttattaatgatgaatttcGTACAGATTCAATTGGTAGATTTTCACATTCAGCAACAAAAGTATTTCAAGcatttagaatatttattaataatgaaatgaatgaaattaattatggtATTATAAttgctgaaaaatatttaaaaattaatggtaGACTTGTTACAATATCATTTCATTCGCTGGAAGATACTATTGTTAAACGACATTTAGCTGGTAATATTAGTGATAATTCACCAAACATGACACCATTGAAATACATCAATGCAGCTAGAACATTTGATGACAacgaatttattaatttgactgATGTATCATGGAAAATGTTACATAAACATGTTATTTTACCAACTGATGAAGAAATCGAAACAAACCCACGAAGTAGATCAGCTAAATTACGAGCAATTGCTAAAATAAAgtag
- the LOC122855822 gene encoding C-1-tetrahydrofolate synthase, cytoplasmic isoform X1, with product MTQLLQVFKFFNRRMATDVRGVVLSGTNLAKEIRESLAKDVANWKTKLPDYSPGLAIVQVGGREDSNVYIRMKIKAASEIGINATHVKLPNTTTEMELMSKLDKLNNDPETHGIIVQMPLDSVNKINSHLITDMVSPEKDVDGLNTINEGRVAIGDMTGFVPCTPNGCIELIKKSGVAISGANAVVLGRSKIVGTPVAELLKWNNATVTICHSRTKNLSSVVSQADILVVGIGQPEMVKGSWIKPGAVVIDCGINAIPDSTKKSGQRLVGDVEYAEAAKSASYITPVPGGVGPMTVAMLMKNTVISAERSAERLLSNKWNIRPLPLKFVDPIPSDILISRSQEPKPITTLANEIGIAPNELIPYGSTKAKISLNILKRLNKQKNGKFVVVAGITPTPLGEGKSTTSLGLVQALTAHKNKNSIVTLRQPSMGPTFGVKGGAAGGGYSQVIPMEEFNLHLTGDIHAISTAHNLLSAQIDTRYFHESTQTDEALYDRLVPTINGTRKFSNIQLRRLNKLGINKTDPNSLTTDERTKFSRLNINPDKITWPRVVDLNDRYLREITIGQSPSEKGKTRKAKYCITVGSEIMAVLALATDIDDMKNRLGNIVVGFSMNNEPLTADDFGMTGAMAVILKDAIQPNLMQSIEGTPVLVHAGPFANIAHGCSSIIADKIGLKLVGKDGIVVTEAGFGSDIGMEKFFNIKCRKSGHVPNAIVLVTTIRALKMHGGGPAVVPGSPLKKEYTQENLDLVEKGLPNLLKHIENGNLYGVPVIVAINSHSSDTAAELNLVKDSAMKNGAFNAVICNHWARGGEGAIELADAVIEAVDKPSNFKLLYDLDLSIEEKINIIATKMYGAGEIILHDIVKEKIKNYSQFGYDKLPLCMAKTSNSLTGDPLVKNSPRNFKLEITDIFVSVGSGFVVPMVGEIMMMPGLSTRPAIYDMDWNSETDEIEGLF from the exons ATGACTCAACTTCTTCAAGTTTTTAA aTTTTTCAATAGAAGAATGGCAACAGATGTACGTGGTGTAGTGCTTTCTGGCACAAATCTTGCAAA aGAAATACGTGAAAGCCTTGCTAAAGATGTTGCAAACTGGAAGACAAAATTGCCTGATTATTCACCAGGTTTGGCAATTGTCCAAGTTGGAGGTCGTGAAGATTCAAATGTTTATATTCGTATGAAGATTAAAGCAGCATCAGAAATTGGTATTAATGCAACTCATGTTAAATTACCAAATACAACAACTGAAATGGAATTGATGAGTAAACTTGATAAACTCAATAATGATCCAGAAACACATGGAATTATTGTTCAAATGCCACTTGACAgtgtcaataaaattaattcacatTTGATAACTGACATGGTTTCACCTGAAAAAGATGTTGATGG TCTAAATACCATCAATGAGGGTAGAGTTGCAATTGGTGATATGACTGGATTTGTACCATGTACACCAAATGGCTGTATTGAGCTGATAAAAAa gaGTGGAGTTGCAATTTCTGGTGCAAATGCTGTTGTACTTGGAAGAAGTAAAATTGTTGGTACACCAGTTGCTGAGTTATTAAAATGGAACAATGCAACTGTAACAATTTGTCATTCAAgaactaaaaatttatcaagtgttGTCAGTCAAGCAGATATACTTGTTGTTGGTATTGGACAACCAGAAATGGTCAAAGGATCATGGATTAAACCTGGTGCAGTTGTTATTGATTGTGGTATCAATGCTATACCTG attcaacaaaaaaatctgGTCAACGTTTGGTTGGTGATGTTGAGTATGCTGAAGCAGCAAAGTCAGCATCATATATAACCCCGGTACCTGGTGGTGTTGGACCAATGACAGTTGCaatgttaatgaaaaatacagTAATATCAGCTGAAAGATCAGCTGAACGTTTGTTAAGCAACAAGTGGAATATTCGTCCATTACCATTGAAATTTGTTGATCCAATACCAagtgatattttaatatcacgTAGTCAAGAACCAAAACCAATAACAACACTGGCTAATGAAATTGGTATTGCaccaaatgaattaattccaTATGGCTCAACAAAAGCTAAaataagtttaaatattttaaaacgtttgaataaacaaaaaaatggtaaatttgttgttgttgctggtaTAACACCAACACCACTTGGTGAAGGTAAAAGTACAACAAGTCTTGGTTTAGTACAAGCTTTAACagcacataaaaataaaaattcaattgttacATTACGTCAACCAAGTATGGGACCAACATTTGGTGTTAAAGGTGGTGCTGCTGGTGGTGGTTATTCACAAGTTATACCAATGGAAGAATTTAATCTTCATTTAACTGGTGATATACATGCAATATCAACAGCTCATAATCTTTTATCAGCACAAATTGATACACGTTATTTTCATGAATCAACACAAACTGATGAAGCTCTCTATGATCGTCTTGTACCAACAATAAATGGaacaagaaaattttcaaatatacaaTTACGTAGATTAAATAAACTTGGAATTAATAAAACAGATCCAAATTCATTGACTACTGATGAACGTACAAAATTTTCacgtttaaatattaatccaGATAAAATAACATGGCCAAgagttgttgatttaaatgatAGATATTTACGTGAAATAACAATTGGTCAAAGTCCAAGTGAAAAAGGTAAAACACGTAAAGCAAAATATTGTATAACTGTTGGTTCTGAAATAATGGCTGTACTTGCACTTGCAACAGACATTgatgatatgaaaaatagaCTTGGTAATATTGTCGTTggtttttcaatgaataatgAGCCATTAACTGCTGATGATTTTGGTATGACTGGTGCAATGGCAGTTATATTAAAAGATGCAATACAACCAAATTTAATGCAAAGTATTGAAGGTACACCAGTTCTTGTACATGCTGGTCCATTTGCAAATATTGCACATGGTTGTTCATCAATAATTGCTGATAAAATTGGACTTAAACTTGTTGGTAAAGATGGTATTGTTGTTACTGAAGCTGGTTTTGGTTCTGACATTGGTATGGAaaagtttttcaatattaaatgtaGAAAATCAGGACATGTACCAAATGCAATTGTACTTGTAACAACAATACGTGCATTAAAAATGCATGGTGGTGGTCCAGCAGTTGTACCTGGTAGtccattaaaaaaagaatatactCAAGAAAATTTAGATCTCGTTGAAAAAGGTCtaccaaatttattaaaacacatTGAAAATGGTAATTTATATGGTGTACCAGTTATTGTTGCAATCAATAGTCACTCAAGTGATACTGCTGCTGAACTAAATCTTGTCAAAGACAGTGCAATGAAAAATGGTGCATTTAATGCTGTTATATGTAATCATTGGGCACGAGGTGGTGAAGGAGCAATTGAACTTGCTGATGCTGTTATTGAAGCTGTTGATAAACCAAGCAATTTTAAGCTGCTATATGATCTTGATTTAagtattgaagaaaaaattaatattattgcaaCTAAAATGTATGGAGCTGGTGAAATAATACTACATGAtattgttaaagaaaaaattaaaaattatagtcAATTTGGATATGATAAATTACCATTGTGTATGGCTAAAACATCAAATTCATTAACTGGTGATCCACTTGTTAAAAATTCACCAcgtaattttaaacttgaaataacaGATATATTTGTATCTGTTGGTTCGGGTTTTGTTGTTCCAATGGTTGGtgaaataatgatgatgccTGGGCTATCAACAAGACCAGCTATTTATGACATGGACTGGAACAGTGAGACAGATGAAATTGAAggtttattttaa
- the LOC122855822 gene encoding C-1-tetrahydrofolate synthase, cytoplasmic isoform X2 has translation MATDVRGVVLSGTNLAKEIRESLAKDVANWKTKLPDYSPGLAIVQVGGREDSNVYIRMKIKAASEIGINATHVKLPNTTTEMELMSKLDKLNNDPETHGIIVQMPLDSVNKINSHLITDMVSPEKDVDGLNTINEGRVAIGDMTGFVPCTPNGCIELIKKSGVAISGANAVVLGRSKIVGTPVAELLKWNNATVTICHSRTKNLSSVVSQADILVVGIGQPEMVKGSWIKPGAVVIDCGINAIPDSTKKSGQRLVGDVEYAEAAKSASYITPVPGGVGPMTVAMLMKNTVISAERSAERLLSNKWNIRPLPLKFVDPIPSDILISRSQEPKPITTLANEIGIAPNELIPYGSTKAKISLNILKRLNKQKNGKFVVVAGITPTPLGEGKSTTSLGLVQALTAHKNKNSIVTLRQPSMGPTFGVKGGAAGGGYSQVIPMEEFNLHLTGDIHAISTAHNLLSAQIDTRYFHESTQTDEALYDRLVPTINGTRKFSNIQLRRLNKLGINKTDPNSLTTDERTKFSRLNINPDKITWPRVVDLNDRYLREITIGQSPSEKGKTRKAKYCITVGSEIMAVLALATDIDDMKNRLGNIVVGFSMNNEPLTADDFGMTGAMAVILKDAIQPNLMQSIEGTPVLVHAGPFANIAHGCSSIIADKIGLKLVGKDGIVVTEAGFGSDIGMEKFFNIKCRKSGHVPNAIVLVTTIRALKMHGGGPAVVPGSPLKKEYTQENLDLVEKGLPNLLKHIENGNLYGVPVIVAINSHSSDTAAELNLVKDSAMKNGAFNAVICNHWARGGEGAIELADAVIEAVDKPSNFKLLYDLDLSIEEKINIIATKMYGAGEIILHDIVKEKIKNYSQFGYDKLPLCMAKTSNSLTGDPLVKNSPRNFKLEITDIFVSVGSGFVVPMVGEIMMMPGLSTRPAIYDMDWNSETDEIEGLF, from the exons ATGGCAACAGATGTACGTGGTGTAGTGCTTTCTGGCACAAATCTTGCAAA aGAAATACGTGAAAGCCTTGCTAAAGATGTTGCAAACTGGAAGACAAAATTGCCTGATTATTCACCAGGTTTGGCAATTGTCCAAGTTGGAGGTCGTGAAGATTCAAATGTTTATATTCGTATGAAGATTAAAGCAGCATCAGAAATTGGTATTAATGCAACTCATGTTAAATTACCAAATACAACAACTGAAATGGAATTGATGAGTAAACTTGATAAACTCAATAATGATCCAGAAACACATGGAATTATTGTTCAAATGCCACTTGACAgtgtcaataaaattaattcacatTTGATAACTGACATGGTTTCACCTGAAAAAGATGTTGATGG TCTAAATACCATCAATGAGGGTAGAGTTGCAATTGGTGATATGACTGGATTTGTACCATGTACACCAAATGGCTGTATTGAGCTGATAAAAAa gaGTGGAGTTGCAATTTCTGGTGCAAATGCTGTTGTACTTGGAAGAAGTAAAATTGTTGGTACACCAGTTGCTGAGTTATTAAAATGGAACAATGCAACTGTAACAATTTGTCATTCAAgaactaaaaatttatcaagtgttGTCAGTCAAGCAGATATACTTGTTGTTGGTATTGGACAACCAGAAATGGTCAAAGGATCATGGATTAAACCTGGTGCAGTTGTTATTGATTGTGGTATCAATGCTATACCTG attcaacaaaaaaatctgGTCAACGTTTGGTTGGTGATGTTGAGTATGCTGAAGCAGCAAAGTCAGCATCATATATAACCCCGGTACCTGGTGGTGTTGGACCAATGACAGTTGCaatgttaatgaaaaatacagTAATATCAGCTGAAAGATCAGCTGAACGTTTGTTAAGCAACAAGTGGAATATTCGTCCATTACCATTGAAATTTGTTGATCCAATACCAagtgatattttaatatcacgTAGTCAAGAACCAAAACCAATAACAACACTGGCTAATGAAATTGGTATTGCaccaaatgaattaattccaTATGGCTCAACAAAAGCTAAaataagtttaaatattttaaaacgtttgaataaacaaaaaaatggtaaatttgttgttgttgctggtaTAACACCAACACCACTTGGTGAAGGTAAAAGTACAACAAGTCTTGGTTTAGTACAAGCTTTAACagcacataaaaataaaaattcaattgttacATTACGTCAACCAAGTATGGGACCAACATTTGGTGTTAAAGGTGGTGCTGCTGGTGGTGGTTATTCACAAGTTATACCAATGGAAGAATTTAATCTTCATTTAACTGGTGATATACATGCAATATCAACAGCTCATAATCTTTTATCAGCACAAATTGATACACGTTATTTTCATGAATCAACACAAACTGATGAAGCTCTCTATGATCGTCTTGTACCAACAATAAATGGaacaagaaaattttcaaatatacaaTTACGTAGATTAAATAAACTTGGAATTAATAAAACAGATCCAAATTCATTGACTACTGATGAACGTACAAAATTTTCacgtttaaatattaatccaGATAAAATAACATGGCCAAgagttgttgatttaaatgatAGATATTTACGTGAAATAACAATTGGTCAAAGTCCAAGTGAAAAAGGTAAAACACGTAAAGCAAAATATTGTATAACTGTTGGTTCTGAAATAATGGCTGTACTTGCACTTGCAACAGACATTgatgatatgaaaaatagaCTTGGTAATATTGTCGTTggtttttcaatgaataatgAGCCATTAACTGCTGATGATTTTGGTATGACTGGTGCAATGGCAGTTATATTAAAAGATGCAATACAACCAAATTTAATGCAAAGTATTGAAGGTACACCAGTTCTTGTACATGCTGGTCCATTTGCAAATATTGCACATGGTTGTTCATCAATAATTGCTGATAAAATTGGACTTAAACTTGTTGGTAAAGATGGTATTGTTGTTACTGAAGCTGGTTTTGGTTCTGACATTGGTATGGAaaagtttttcaatattaaatgtaGAAAATCAGGACATGTACCAAATGCAATTGTACTTGTAACAACAATACGTGCATTAAAAATGCATGGTGGTGGTCCAGCAGTTGTACCTGGTAGtccattaaaaaaagaatatactCAAGAAAATTTAGATCTCGTTGAAAAAGGTCtaccaaatttattaaaacacatTGAAAATGGTAATTTATATGGTGTACCAGTTATTGTTGCAATCAATAGTCACTCAAGTGATACTGCTGCTGAACTAAATCTTGTCAAAGACAGTGCAATGAAAAATGGTGCATTTAATGCTGTTATATGTAATCATTGGGCACGAGGTGGTGAAGGAGCAATTGAACTTGCTGATGCTGTTATTGAAGCTGTTGATAAACCAAGCAATTTTAAGCTGCTATATGATCTTGATTTAagtattgaagaaaaaattaatattattgcaaCTAAAATGTATGGAGCTGGTGAAATAATACTACATGAtattgttaaagaaaaaattaaaaattatagtcAATTTGGATATGATAAATTACCATTGTGTATGGCTAAAACATCAAATTCATTAACTGGTGATCCACTTGTTAAAAATTCACCAcgtaattttaaacttgaaataacaGATATATTTGTATCTGTTGGTTCGGGTTTTGTTGTTCCAATGGTTGGtgaaataatgatgatgccTGGGCTATCAACAAGACCAGCTATTTATGACATGGACTGGAACAGTGAGACAGATGAAATTGAAggtttattttaa